The Apium graveolens cultivar Ventura chromosome 10, ASM990537v1, whole genome shotgun sequence nucleotide sequence taatatcactcctaaaataggagggttaaatcctttctagatcattcatatttctcatatgattcataatatacccaatatacacttttatcatcacccggtcaaaggtaacttttaatgcaaccaaagtatattaattctcatatagaaatataatgatttcaagtctaaggaccaatacatcattatcaccgtgagaattacttatgacacaacagacaagtagaatctcacattgggtcttccagcaccatgtatataatacatgtgcctgtattttgactttagtatcactatacctatgatcaatgagatgtgatcatcagtcaacattcacactagtcttaatgcattattattgtcccttaataataatactcgactagggatctttaggaatatcgatactattctcataatctcatttctaagtcacgtacttaaagatataaaattacatatcatattcaaggacatttattaatctaacatcttatcgcaaaaaataaagatataataaattactaaagaataatccatataatcagaattaataatccaaatgtttcataatataaacataatagtgttgtctctagggcacaaacactaacaatctcccacttgcactagagccaatcacccatatatctaatacccatggaactagtatgaccttcgtgcttttgctgcgacaaagccttagtcagtgggtctgtaacattatcatcagtatgcattttacatatatatatatatatcctctttcattaatctctcgaaggaggtgatatctcctaagtatatgctttgcccgggaataggaccttggttctttagcctgcgagatggctccattattatcacagtaaagatcaactggatctgtgatcgatggaaccacaccaagtcccgttatgaatttccgtatccaaacagcctctttGGTTGCTTCACTGgtagcaatatactcagcttccattgtagaatcagctactgtctcttgttttgaactcttccagattacagcacctccattaaggcaaaacacaaaacctgaccGAGATACTGAATCGAATCTGTCTGTCTGAAAGTTggcgtcagtgtaaccctttacaaccagcttatcatctcctccatacaccatgaatgaatctttagtccttttcaagtacttaacAATATTCTTGACTGTTGTTCAGTGACCCTCgccaggattagactggtatctgctcgtcatgctcaaggcataaGAAACATCAGGttgagtacatatcatcgcatacattatagatccaattgccgaagcatatggaactttgctcatacggcccttatcatctaatgatttagggcagttgtcttttgagatcaatatcccatgagacattgggacatatcctctttttgcctcttgcatcccgaaatgatgcaatactttgtcaatgtatgtactctgacttaggccgattaatttccttgatctatctctatagatcttgatccctaatatataggtagaaTCACccaagtccttcatcgagaaactatttcccaaccaagtcttaacagcctgtagagaaggtatgtcattccctattagtaatatgtcatctacatatagtaccaggaatgccacgtggctcccactaaccttcttgtaaacacatggttcatctttattttgaataaagccaaattctttgactgtttcatcaaaacgacgattccatctccttgaggcttgcttcaatccataaatagatcgaagcaacttacaaaccatcttagcaaacttgggatcgacaaaaccctcaggttgtatcatgtatacatcctcttcaaggctcccatttaagaaagcggttttgacatccatttgccaaatctcatagtcgtagtatgCAGCTATTGatagcaaaatcctgatggacttgaccatagcaactggtgaaaaggtctcatcatagtctataccatgaacttgtttgaaaccttttgccaccagtcgtgctttataggtctgtactttaccatccatgtcagttttcttcttgaaaacccacttgcaccctataggttttaccccttcaggtggatcaactaaagtccatactttattttgatacatggattccatttcggattttatggcctctagtcatctctcggagtctggactgttcatagcatcttagtaggtaagaggctcatcattatctatgagcattacatcatcatcttgagtcaagagaaatccataatatctctctggctcatgacgtGCCCTAGTAGATCtatgaacaacctgtgtttccggagtaggaacatcttgatgtacttcctgcccattttccaactctggttcaatattattttgtataactcgatcttcatcgagatctatagtcctcccactaattttctatGAAAGTGACTCTCTTCCAAGAAATACAgtggttcgagcaacaaacactttgttctcggtaggattatagaaactataccctttagtttcttcaggatatcccacaaaataacatttatccgattttggtcccagcttgtcagacaccaagcgtgtcacaaacgcttcgcatccccatactttcataaaagacatgttgtgacgtttctcagtccatatctcatatggagtcttttgaaccgatttagttggaactcgatttagtgtatatgcagtcgtttctagagcataaccccagaaacttattgaaagatctgctagactcatcatcgatcgcaccatgtccaacaaggtataatttctcctctcagaaactccattccattgaggcgttccaggaggagtaacTTGTGATACgatatcacactccttcaagaaacctttaaactcgaggcttaagtattctcctccacgatctgattgtagaacttttatactttcccttgtttgcttttccacttcagccttgtattctttgaacttttcaaaagaattggatttgttcttcaaaagatacacatatccatatctactgaaatcatcagtaaaagtaatgaagtagtaaaagccaccgtttaccatcgtacgcattgggccacatacattactatgtataagtcctaatcgttcgatgaccctttcaccttgtccggtaaaaggagctttagccatttttccaatgagacaagatttgcattcttcgtatgattcaaaatcaaactcatccaagtaaccatctttatgtaatttggaaatgcgtttctcatttatgtgacctaaatgacaatgccaaaggtatgtttaatttgagtctttcatcttaatatgtttattatcattatttatgttatagataggagtatctatatcaagaaaatatataaaccattaaacaaacgtgcaatcccgtaggtaacattattgaatgaaaaggaacaactattgttctgaatcaaaaacgaaaaacctttcttgtccaaacaagaaaccgaaataatgtttctgcaaatcacaggcacgtaaaaacagttatctagttctaaaacaagcccagtgggcaacgataaacgataagtccctacagctaaagcagcaacctttgctccattgccaactcgtaggtcgacttctcccttcgccaatgtcctacttccctgcagttccttcacatttatacaaatgtgagaaccacatccagtatctaatatccaagatgtagaagtagacaaattgacttcaataacataaatacctgaatcagaagcagtaacaacagccttcttcttcttcagatcctccaaatatgcatgacagttcctcttccaatgacctggtttattgcaatagtgacaatcaccaacctttggaataccacctttaggcttcaaagccttggtcggatcaggtttcggattggcattcaatttagatcccatcttcctcttccctttccatttaccctttcctttggccttccccttattcaccatcaacatgggagtaAGGGATGTCTTCTGAatgttggtctcagcagttttcaacatagccaacagttcggtgggtttcttatctatctcattcatattgtaattcatcacaaattgagaataactgttgtttaaagattgcaaaattaggtcaatctggtgctccacagcaatcggggcacctaacttggcaaggtactcaatatacccaatcatccttagaacatgcggtccaaccggatcacgttctccctgcttacatgcatgcatcgatttgaaagtatcaaacctcttctgacgagcctgtccttcaaatatatgtttaaggtgctcaatcatattataagaatccatattctcatgttgtttctgaagttcagcactcatggtcgctaacatgagacattgaacattcgtgtcatcatcgatatgtttctgataaacattatgttgaacacgggatgctccttcagtgagaggtacagggcgagggatatctatgacatagagcttgcgctcttatttgaggacaatcctcaagttcctctgccagtcaaggaagtttgttcctgtcagtttgtccttctcaaggactgatcgtacagagaagttgtttgaattgattgccatttgatatctacaatgtttaaaatgcataagataaattagtttacagagaattattaaattatgttcaagtgattattcatatatattcaaaatatatatctcccactattttatcaaattaatagccctaactattaattcggaaagagtatcttttatatactttctagtgagccaagatccaaattttcacaacgttttagttcagctttggctttactcctaaaacatgattcaataaggtagacaacatttgtcaattatatcaactatataactcttggatagtttagtagaACAATATTTATccttatttatccaataaatatCACCAAACtatatgcctctaagttcacaatcctattgtggtaacttagttaagttaaaacccaaaggtctaaaaagtatcatatacttcaacacgccatcccacaatagatgggagtacttcgctctggcgaacccactccttatcgatttAGGGGTTAACgtgttggacatattggaaggcatctaaataacttaatataaacattagggttttgttagtattataacgatcatgatcccatcataaagagattcccaatttttccttgaatagaatacttcaaatcaatactcgtcaatggtttgatttccaggtagtggcGGAGTCgcatcggtctcgcttaaaacccacagccttacaagttctatgaacccgttgttgacaaaatcgccccatgtcggaaataaagaagattcgtatttcattccgtgtttcataaacacgagaatctcataatcgtttgtaaatcttaaaatcttgagtcttataaattttatcttgtttaggcacggcatgggtgacgtatctaatacatatattcatgcatgattaatctaattaaagcatacatcattaactattctatacatacattcatacatcaatatgtaaagtgcaataaagtaaatgtgtttggttatggccccatcctatgtgctctttatcaagctcatgataaagatcaaggtcaatctaatatggtgatggaaataaatacaactacttattacataagtcttcttctttgtttagacttcttgtatgtctcgtcttcttctttgaatcacctccattggatagccttcttgactcttcaattatattacatgattgaaagtaaaactaatctaatgaacttacaagaataactcgcgttacattcgagatttatgattacaaagattgacgacatgcaagttgtatttaaaaccaaaaccaaaaccattacactaaggtcgaaaggctataaccatccaccatgctcatacaacacataaaagcatgttaaaacatataatctgatcttaacatatcatattatccatgatctaatcataaaaaaatatgacaaaaatcagaaaaatcataatcaaattagaaaaacaagaatcactgtttacgggcaggaaacgacgtcaaacgccttacagacgagtccttgatagctttagctatcagttttgttcagacgctagtttacctatcgaatagggtattcgtttgcgtaaatcggacaccagacccagatttcagcaaatttacagcagccaattcagaatccgtatctaatatgattctcattattagaacaaacataaatcatgtatatatcagtatatatacatattgcataatcatcttatgattatacaactcacatgaatatcatatattcaaaaccatacatatataagtatattatatcaacatcaaatcatggcgaatcacgtacattctcatatatcgaaaacgaataaacacataaacgatttaaaaacttttcgcaagtaactctgatgccattgaagggtttttagcacataaacgcaacgaaaacgtaaatttaaatcttaaaaaatgaaacactccgcaggatccatgcaaaaaataatatttaattcgtagttcagtatgtttaccttaagaagctttacgttaatggaaagatggaggtcttgaatgatcaccacatAGCCCGTagctggaacgatctacgccttgaaggtatccacacaaatgatcgcccggaggatgggtgtgtactagcacgttcttgaggccgccttcttgctctctctatctctcttcaagctgctagggtttatgttttatcaaaataaaacgtgtaaccctaattctattagaaaaagatattatataggcaagagctaatgggcctccaaccctagACTTAATTttatagttattattattattattaaattcgaaattctaattattgtattattaagtttcacttaatcatccaataacttaatttcggatttaatatcaaattcgaatttcctatttatttatttaattaagtcacacttaattaataacaaataattcgaattatttacatttaatttaaatccgaatttaaattaaataatcctccaatcattctttgtgcgaccctttaggttattattacgttggcaacaattttaaatctaatttaaaatcataaacaatgagcggcatctagtaatacatcattgttacccaagtaataataattaaatcggtgatcgattaaaccttttgtgtataatgtacaatgtactataatccttttaaccatatattatagattaaactcgagacatgttatgtgttatcctcttcataatttaatccaggtttccttgatcgatgagtagactatcaaatcaacatttgagcatggccatgcatttcatagtctaactcaaacaagaggccaataatatcactccttaaataggagggttaaatcctttctagatcattcatatttctcatatgattcataatatacccaatatacacttttatcatcacccggtcaaaggtaacttttaatgcaaccaaagtatattaattctcatatagaaatataatgatttcaagtctaaggaccaatacatcattatcaccgtgagaattacttatgacacaacagacatgtagaatctcacattgggtcttccagcaccatgtatataatacatgtgcctgtattttgactttagtatcactatacctatgatcaatgagatgtgatcatcagtcaacattcacactagtcttaatgtattattattgtcccttaataataatactcgactagggatctttaggaatatcgatactattctcataatctcatttctaagtcacgtacttagagatataaaattacatatcatattccaaggacatttattaatctaacatcttatcgcagaaaataaagatataataaattactaaagaataatccatataatcagaattaataatccaaatgtttcataatataaacataatagtgttgtctctagggcacaaacactaacaacaCATACGGTTCAATTGAATAAAATGGAGATATGGGTTCAGATTTGTGATCTGCCTGTAGGTATGGCGTCATGAAAGTTATTAGAAAGTGTAGGTAATTATGTTGGTACCTTTGTGAAAGCTGATCCTCAGAACATCCAGGGGGGGAAATATTTTATCGTATCCGGTTTGTAATGGATGTAAACAAGATGATAAAAAAGAGGATAAAACTTAGGAGGGAGGGCGGTGCATGGTCATGGATAAACTTTAAGTATGAACGATTGAGTACCTTTTATTTTGTGTGTGGCTTGATGGGGCACTCCGATCGGGATTGTGGCATTGTCTATGCAAATCCTGATAAAACCATTGAGAGATCATATGGAACGTGTTTACAAGCTCCTGTTTGGGGTGGGAGAAATCAGAACATTGGTGCACAGTGGATACGTAATGGGGGGGAAGGAGGTCAGAGTTGGCATTCGAATTCCGGTGGGGATCGGACGTCAAACACTGCCGATCAGGCAAAAAATATGGGTGCGAGATTCATGGAGGTAGATGGGCGCATCACCGAAATTACAGGAGAGATATGTGTAATACAGTTTAATCAGGGCAATTCAAATCTCGGTGCTAAAATCACGGGAGATATGGAGATGAGCGGGAAAATAATTGAACATGAAACAACTATCACGAATTCAAAATGTAAGAGGGGGAATGAGGATACTAATGTAGACTCAAGTGGGGTAGTTAATGAGGAATCAAAAGGGCTGGATATATCAAATATTGGGCCAAAAAATTTGCTAGATGTGGGACCTGTTGTACAGGCCCGCCTACAACAATGAGTCTGCTATCATGGAATTATCGTGGGCTGGATAAACCATGGACAATTCATTTTTTAAAGGAGCTTACCCAACAATTAAAGCCTAGTATTATTTTTTTTCAGAAACTATTTCAAAAAAAAAGTAGTTGATGTCTGTAAAACTTTAAATTACGCTGGTTGTTGGTCAGTGGATGCACAGGGGCATAGCGGTGGATTAGCTTTATTCTGGAAAAACGAAGGGGGATGCGAAGTCAAGGGTGGAAGTAAACATTATATAGACTTTGAGGTTTTCAACGAGCAGGTTGAGAGATGGTGATATACTGGTTTCTATGGTTGTCCAGAGCGGGAAAAGAGACAAGAGTCATGGAACTTATTGCGAGAGCTGGCGAATAAATCGGATTTACCGTGGTGTATTATTGGTGATTTTAATGATATGATGAGCACGGATGAAAAACGGGGTGGGAGACCACATCCCTTTAATTTGCTTCAGGGTTTTATCGAGGTTGTCAATGAATGTGGTTTAGTGGACCTAGGTTTTGTGGGAGAAAAATACACGTGGGAAAGGTCAAGAGGTAAACTAAATTGGATTCAGGAGAGGCTGGATAAGGGATTAGCGAACCGTGCATGGAGTGATTTGTTTCCACAGGAAGAAGTGCAAGTGATGGAAATGGCCACTTCAGATCACTTACCATTATATTTGCATTTACACAAAAAAGTTTTCCAGCCAAATGGACGTCGTTTTAGATTTAAAAACTCCTGGCTGCGTGAAAAGGAGTGTGAAATCGTGATTAACAATGGATGGAATGAAGCATTAGCATCTGAAATTATGGAAAATATTAAGCTTTGTGGCCTGAAGTTGCAAGAATGGGGAGGTGGGCTGGCTAATGAATATAAACAGCAGGGTCGGGTATTTCGTGCTAAGTTGAGGAAGCTTCGATCTCATCGTGATTCTTTGGGAATAAACATGTATAATGAGGTGAGATGGCAGTATATGAATTTGTTGGAGAAGCAGGAGGTTTATTGGAGGCAAAGGGCTAAAAGTTTTTGGTTACGAGAGGGAGATAATAACACAGGATTCTTTCATAAATTTGCGTCAGGATGGAGGAAAACTAATAATTTGGAGCGCATTCAGGATGGGAATGGGGAGCGGAAGGAGACAACCCAGTAAGTGTGTGTTGTTGTAGAGGATTACTTTAACCAGTTGTTTACTGTAGCAAATACGGGCGGTAGATTATCAGATAGAGAACTGGTTTCGCAAGTTACAACAAGGGAGAATGAGGAATTGATAGCTGAGGTGATAATGGAGGAAGCAAAGGTGGCAGTTTTTTCTATGCACCCGGATAAATCGCCTCGTCCAGATGGGCTAAATCCGGCATTTTTTCAATCATTCTGGAGTATAGTTTAGGAAGACATATTTCGGTTTTGCCAGCAGTTCATGAGTACGGGGTTGCTTCCAGCTGGTATAAATCACTCTCTTATCTGTTTAATTCCAGAAAAGAAATTGCCTCAAACTATGTCTGATCTAAGACCTATCTCACTTTGTAATGTGTTGGTAAGAATCTTATCTAAAGTAATATCGAATAGATTGAAATTGTGTCGGATAGACATAGTGCTTTTATTGAGGGGAGACTTCTTACAGATAATGCGATGTTGGCATTTGAAATAA carries:
- the LOC141690607 gene encoding uncharacterized protein LOC141690607, whose translation is MSLLSWNYRGLDKPWTIHFLKELTQQLKPMDAQGHSGGLALFWKNEGGCEVKGGKREKRQESWNLLRELANKSDLPWCIIGDFNDMMSTDEKRGGRPHPFNLLQGFIEVVNECGLVDLGFVGEKYTWERSRGKLNWIQERLDKGLANRAWSDLFPQEEVQVMEMATSDHLPLYLHLHKKVFQPNGRRFRFKNSWLREKECEIVINNGWNEALASEIMENIKLCGLKLQEWGGGLANEYKQQGRVFRAKLRKLRSHRDSLGINMYNEVRWQYMNLLEKQEVYWRQRAKSFWLREGDNNTGFFHKFASGWRKTNNLERIQDGNGERKETTQLSDRELVSQVTTRENEELIAEVIMEEAKVAVFSMHPDKSPRPDGLNPIEIVSDRHSAFIEGRLLTDNAMLAFEINHYLKRKTQGKNGLAELKIDISKTYDRLEWDFILNMMKKFGFHDIWVDRIMRFIQSVSYSFLHKDGEFGNISPQRRLCQGDPISPYIYIMCAEGLSSIIRRNEDVGLLHGCTVAREAPIISHLLFADDCYFLFRANAAEAGVMKRILNRYE